The genomic region TCAATCGTTTCATCAACAATTTGAATCTTCTGATTGCTAGGCGCGACAGTAAATTTATGGAGAACGTTTATTCCGGATTCGTGATGATAAGCGCTACAAATAACCGTAGCAGGCGCAGGCGTAAAGGAGCCTTTGTAACTATACTCAGCCATGCCGCCGCCCTCATAGATACGCCCCGCAATATTGCCTGCTGTCGCACGCAACAACTCAATCGCTTCAATGAAATTGGATTTCCCAGACGCATTCGGGCCGATGAGCACATTGAGAGGCTGGAGGTCGATCTTTTCGGAGTTCGGGCCGTAAGAAAGCAGGTTTTTCAGGTGCAGGGAAGTGAGAAATCGCTGGCCGTCCATTTGGTGGCGCTCCTGTAAAACAGATGCCTACATAATACCTGCTCTCTTTGGCTTCCTTTACAGACACAAACAAATACAGCCCGAAGATACAAATATCTTCGGGCTGTACTGTCGTGATGTTTTCGGCGTCTCGGCGATTAGCCGGGGAGCAGGACGGTGTCGATGACGTGGATGACGCCGTTGGACTGCATAACGTCGGCGATGGTGACGTGGGCGATATCGCCCTTCTCGTCCTTGACGTCAATGCCCTTGCCGTGCTTCATGAATGTGAGCTCGTCGCCCTGTACGGTTTTGAGCGTCGCCACGCCGTTGCCGGCTTTGATCAGGCCCATGAGTTTGGAGGCGGTGTACGTTCCGGAAACCACATGGTAGGTCAGAACGGCGGTCAGCTTGTCTTTGTTCTCGGGCTTCAGAAGCGTATCGACCGTGCCGGCCGGGAGCTTGTCGAACGCGGCGTTGGTTGGGGCGAAGACGGTGAACGGTCCCGCGCTGGCGAGCGTGTCGACGAGGCCGGCGGCCTTCACGGCGGCGACCAGCGTGGTGTGGTCCTTGGAATTGACGGCGTTTTCCACGATGTTCTTCGTGGGGTACATCGCCGCGCCGCCAACCATCTTGGTGTGCATCTTATGCGCGGCGACGCCGGGAAGGGTCGAGGCGGTCGCAAGCGAGCAAGCGGCGATGGTCAGAGTAGCGATTTTTCCGAGTTTCATTGTGCGTATCTTTCTAGGTTGAACGTATTAGCGACCAATGCGATCTTAGACATATGTCGCGATCGCCGTTCGGTATTTCTAGTCTACCGAGCTTACGGCGGCAATTGTTCGGCATTCGATTGACGATAGGTTACAAACGTTTGTGGCGTGAAAAAAGAGGTCGTGGTACAATGAAGCGAAGAGACGTCCAGACATGCGCAATACGCATCGTCCGTGTTCGAAACGAGGAAATTTATTGATGTTACGCAACAACATCCGAACGATCGCCGGCGCGTTCTGCCTGCTGGCGGCGACCGGCGCAATCGGCGCGCACGCAACGCCTGACCGCACGACGCTGGAGCGCGCCATGATCAAGGCGATCAGCGATGGCGACTCGCCGGCGATTGAATCCTTGATCAAGCTGGGGGCGAACGCCGACGCCCACGATCAGCAGGATCACACAATGCTGATGCTCGCGGAGATCCAGAACCAGCAGACGGCCGCGCTGACGCTCATCGCGCACGGCGCGAATATCAACGCAAAGACCAAAAGCGGGTTGACCGTGCTGATGGTGACCGCCCTGGAAGGAAGCCCGGAGGGCGTCAAGACGCTGCTGGCGAAGGGCGCTAACCTCGACGCCAAGACCAAGGACGGCAACACGGCGCTGATGGCGGCCGCGCACCGCGATCATATTGAGAACATCCAGGCGCTGATCGACGGCGGCGCCAACGTCAACGACCGCAATAAGCAGGGCGAGACTCCGCTGATGTGGATGGCGGAGCGAGGCGATTCCAACGGGGCACTGCTGCTGCTGGAAAAGAAAGCCAATCCGAACGCGCAGGACGCCGATGGCGACAACGCGCTCGTCCGCGCCGTCGAGTCCGGCAGTGTCGAGACCGTCAAGGTTCTTCTCAGCCACGGCGCCAATCCGAACCTGGACCCCGGCATGGGCCACACCCCGCTCGAAACCGCGATCATGGCGCACAGCGACACGATCACGCAGATCCTGAAAGACGCCGGCGCGGCGCGCTAACGACCGGGCCTCTGAAAAAAATCCGCTCCGCTTCAAACAAAAAGAAGCCGCTCCCTATTTCTAGGAAGCGGCTTCTTTATTTGTGGTGCGCCCGGCAGGACTCGAACCTGCGGCCTATTGCTCCGCAAGCAATCGCTCTAATCCACTGAGCTACGAGCGCATGACCGGGGTTTATTATACCGGGGGGTGAATCGAATGTCAAGGGGCCGTGCTGGCGATCGGTCGAACGCAAAATAAAAGAGGCCGTTCCTCATCTCTGAGAAACGGCCTCTCTATCAGTGGTGCGCCCGGCAGGACTCGAACCTGCGGCCTATTGCTCCGCAAGCAATCGCTCTAATCCACTGAGCTACGAGCGCTCAACGGGGTGTATTATACCGGGAGGAGAATCGATTGTCAAGGGACCATCCAATTTATATTTCGCGCGGCGCCCGGGCATAAAATTTCAGTCCTATCGCGAAAAAGAATCGCAGATCGTTGACATCGGTGACTTGGGGCGTCATAATGAAATCATCAATCTCCGACAAAGCAGGTCGGAGACACGTTTCATCGGATACAGCAAGACGC from Capsulimonas corticalis harbors:
- a CDS encoding fasciclin domain-containing protein, with amino-acid sequence MKLGKIATLTIAACSLATASTLPGVAAHKMHTKMVGGAAMYPTKNIVENAVNSKDHTTLVAAVKAAGLVDTLASAGPFTVFAPTNAAFDKLPAGTVDTLLKPENKDKLTAVLTYHVVSGTYTASKLMGLIKAGNGVATLKTVQGDELTFMKHGKGIDVKDEKGDIAHVTIADVMQSNGVIHVIDTVLLPG
- a CDS encoding ankyrin repeat domain-containing protein gives rise to the protein MLRNNIRTIAGAFCLLAATGAIGAHATPDRTTLERAMIKAISDGDSPAIESLIKLGANADAHDQQDHTMLMLAEIQNQQTAALTLIAHGANINAKTKSGLTVLMVTALEGSPEGVKTLLAKGANLDAKTKDGNTALMAAAHRDHIENIQALIDGGANVNDRNKQGETPLMWMAERGDSNGALLLLEKKANPNAQDADGDNALVRAVESGSVETVKVLLSHGANPNLDPGMGHTPLETAIMAHSDTITQILKDAGAAR